The following are from one region of the Prevotella communis genome:
- the ispG gene encoding (E)-4-hydroxy-3-methylbut-2-enyl-diphosphate synthase → MSTRRISSVTHVGKVAIGGDNPIRVQSMATTDTNDTEGSVAQAKRIIDAGGELVRFTTQGIREAENMKNISARLKADGYDTPLVADVHFTAHTADVAAQYCEKVRINPGNYVDPGRTFKHLEYTDEEYAEELKKIDAKLVPFINICKEHHTAVRIGVNHGSLSDRIMSRYGDTPEGIVESCMEFLRIFRRENFNDVVISIKASNTVVMVTTVRLLVKTMDAEDMHYPLHLGVTEAGEGEDGRIKSALGIGALLTEGIGDTIRVSLSEEPECEIPVARKLVDLIPECSRLRAEAETSIKDDTITLNLDAPDWETFQLKAAMAVGALLIDRKATKLVITSSAGYTSPDSLTSLADSILQAARIKFTKTEYISCPGCGRTLYNLQETIARIKAATSHLVGLKIGIMGCIVNGPGEMADADYGYVGAGRGKISLYKGKQCVEKNIPEEEAVDHLLSLIQNDRK, encoded by the coding sequence ATGAGTACAAGACGAATTAGTAGTGTGACCCACGTGGGTAAAGTTGCCATTGGTGGCGACAACCCCATCCGTGTCCAGTCAATGGCAACCACGGATACGAATGATACCGAGGGTAGTGTGGCCCAGGCGAAGCGTATCATTGATGCTGGTGGCGAACTGGTGCGTTTTACCACTCAGGGTATTCGTGAGGCTGAGAATATGAAGAATATCTCAGCACGTCTGAAGGCTGATGGTTATGATACTCCCCTCGTGGCTGACGTCCACTTTACAGCACATACGGCTGATGTGGCTGCACAGTATTGCGAGAAGGTACGTATCAATCCTGGTAACTATGTGGACCCAGGACGTACCTTTAAGCATCTGGAATATACCGATGAGGAGTATGCTGAGGAGCTGAAGAAGATCGATGCTAAGCTCGTACCTTTTATTAATATATGTAAGGAGCATCATACGGCTGTACGTATTGGCGTGAACCACGGTTCCCTGTCTGACCGTATCATGAGCCGCTATGGCGACACGCCCGAGGGTATCGTAGAGAGTTGTATGGAGTTCCTCCGTATTTTCCGTCGCGAGAACTTCAATGATGTGGTTATCAGTATCAAGGCTTCAAACACCGTGGTGATGGTAACAACGGTACGTCTCCTGGTGAAGACGATGGATGCGGAGGATATGCATTATCCCTTGCATCTGGGTGTGACCGAAGCCGGTGAGGGTGAAGACGGACGTATTAAGTCGGCCTTGGGTATTGGCGCTCTGCTCACTGAAGGTATTGGTGATACCATCCGTGTGTCACTTTCTGAAGAGCCTGAGTGTGAGATTCCTGTAGCCCGCAAACTGGTGGACCTTATTCCTGAATGTAGTCGCTTGCGTGCTGAGGCTGAGACCAGTATCAAGGATGATACGATTACGCTAAACCTTGATGCTCCTGATTGGGAAACCTTCCAGCTGAAAGCTGCAATGGCTGTGGGAGCTCTGCTCATTGACAGGAAGGCCACGAAGCTGGTGATAACCAGTTCTGCTGGTTATACCAGTCCTGACAGTCTGACGAGTCTTGCAGACAGCATTCTTCAGGCTGCTCGCATCAAATTTACCAAGACGGAGTATATCTCGTGCCCTGGTTGCGGACGTACGCTCTATAACCTGCAGGAAACGATTGCCAGGATTAAGGCGGCAACCAGTCACTTGGTTGGTCTGAAAATTGGTATCATGGGATGTATCGTCAATGGTCCTGGTGAGATGGCTGATGCCGACTATGGTTATGTAGGTGCTGGTCGCGGAAAGATTAGTCTGTATAAAGGCAAACAGTGTGTTGAGAAGAATATCCCCGAAGAGGAGGCTGTTGACCACCTGTTGTCGCTTATCCAGAATGATAGGAAATGA
- a CDS encoding SufE family protein, translating into MTINERQDEVIEEFQGFDDWMDKYQLLIDLGNEQAPLDEKYKVESNLIDGCQSRVWLQADYEDGKIHFQAESDALIVKGIVALLIRVLNDSTPQEILDADLYFIEQIGLKEHLSPTRSNGLLAMVKQIRMYALAFSQR; encoded by the coding sequence ATGACAATTAACGAACGACAAGACGAGGTTATAGAGGAATTCCAGGGGTTTGATGACTGGATGGATAAGTATCAGTTACTTATCGATCTGGGCAATGAACAGGCGCCTCTTGATGAGAAATATAAAGTGGAGAGCAACCTGATTGACGGTTGTCAGAGCCGAGTATGGCTGCAGGCCGACTATGAGGACGGAAAAATTCATTTCCAGGCAGAGAGTGATGCTCTTATCGTGAAGGGTATTGTGGCACTGCTTATCCGCGTGCTCAATGATTCGACACCTCAGGAGATTCTGGATGCCGACCTCTATTTTATTGAGCAGATTGGCTTGAAGGAACATCTGTCGCCAACACGCAGCAATGGTCTGCTGGCCATGGTGAAACAGATACGCATGTATGCGCTGGCTTTCTCCCAGCGTTAA
- the purE gene encoding 5-(carboxyamino)imidazole ribonucleotide mutase yields MKPIVSIIMGSTSDLPVMEKACKLLDEMQVPFEVNALSAHRTPDAVEEFARTAKDRGLKVIIAGAGMAAALPGVIAASTTLPVIGVPIKGMLDGLDAMLSIIQMPPGIPVATVGVNGAQNAAILAVEMLALSDEALAQRLSDYKSGLKTKIEKANKELAEVKYEYKTN; encoded by the coding sequence ATGAAACCTATTGTCAGTATTATCATGGGCAGTACCAGTGATCTGCCCGTTATGGAAAAAGCCTGCAAGCTGCTTGATGAGATGCAGGTACCGTTTGAAGTGAATGCCCTCTCGGCTCATCGTACGCCTGATGCTGTGGAAGAGTTTGCCCGTACGGCAAAGGACCGCGGCCTGAAGGTGATTATTGCTGGTGCTGGTATGGCAGCAGCCTTGCCTGGGGTGATTGCTGCCAGTACTACACTGCCTGTAATTGGTGTGCCTATCAAGGGTATGCTCGATGGTCTTGATGCCATGCTTTCTATCATCCAGATGCCCCCAGGCATCCCTGTAGCTACCGTGGGCGTGAATGGAGCACAGAATGCTGCCATCCTTGCTGTTGAGATGCTGGCTTTGAGTGATGAGGCATTGGCGCAGCGTCTGAGTGACTATAAGAGTGGTCTGAAGACTAAGATTGAGAAGGCTAACAAGGAATTGGCTGAGGTGAAATATGAGTACAAGACGAATTAG
- a CDS encoding M16 family metallopeptidase, which yields MRRVAFVLVTVITSVAAYAQLEVKELKLSNGMTVWLNEDHSQPKVFGAVVVKAGAKDCPNTGIAHYFEHIMFKGTDRIGTTGYAAEKPWLDSISAQYDLLSQTKDEAIRTRIQKHINELSIKAADYIIPNEYSRLISKYGGSSLNAGTGQDLTYYHNSFLPQFMEQWCWLNSERLMTPVFRGFQGELENVYEEKNRAADDMGDVQDKIFKAVFKTQPYAYPVLGSTENLKNPRLSDMAAFFKKYYVASNMCLILCGDVRPDAALVTLLEKTFGRVQTGPVPERRKSPMPAIEAGDRQQIKLPIPLIGAEALVFKAPTEYEADANALDLANMLLYNGKAGLLDSLTNEHKVLVSAAMTAGLDDAAGSAIIVIPNLFGKMKKAEGRVLEQVQQVMDGNFSEEQVEILKQQMLMDAQRELETISSRSQRMVMTFSKGRSWQDVLDKIEGIRRLTKADVVAAARKYYGGNYITLSKKYGTPKKETLKQPGYKPVSPKNLDAKSAFALQLEQIPVKDMAVRTVDFGQDIEIKPLNNHVTLYYKDNPVNDVFTFTLRYKDGELHTPALSVLGSCLSQLGTDSLNRQQLGQAWQRIGATMEVVPGDVAFSINLTGPDKQLVPALRLLAHFLRSAKGDQKALKDAKDEDRIDRKSFGKQKDDVLRPAIHRIAYGERSSYLKQLSRKEVKALKNEDLMALFRELQQYDCELFYCGRQPIEYVAAQAQQALPLSQCTKPQADTFRPFLQYDEPVVYFYHVPKSRQNYIVSYDAIGALPTQEERVKFKLWDEYFGGGMSSVLFQNVREFRSLAYATGGSAFTTSLAQHSDASQGYVTVTGTQADKTLEALSTVDSLLRQLPMKENNLEAARQSVLNDIQNNYPTFRTLGKYVANQLRDGYVSDPNTGIARGIPSVTSQDIMQFHQKHVTSNKNRIWIVIGDRKLTDMKALARYGKVVELRKEDVYR from the coding sequence ATGAGACGTGTTGCATTTGTTCTGGTTACTGTTATAACCAGTGTTGCTGCTTATGCACAACTGGAAGTCAAGGAACTGAAACTGAGTAACGGCATGACCGTTTGGCTGAATGAGGATCACTCTCAGCCAAAGGTCTTTGGTGCCGTTGTGGTGAAGGCGGGTGCCAAGGATTGCCCCAACACGGGTATTGCCCATTATTTCGAACATATCATGTTCAAGGGCACCGACCGTATCGGCACGACCGGCTATGCTGCAGAGAAGCCTTGGCTTGACAGTATCTCCGCGCAATACGATCTTCTCAGTCAGACGAAGGATGAGGCTATTCGTACACGTATTCAGAAACATATTAATGAACTGAGTATCAAGGCGGCCGACTATATCATTCCGAATGAGTACAGCCGTTTGATTTCAAAATATGGTGGCAGTTCGCTGAATGCTGGTACTGGTCAGGACCTGACCTATTATCATAACTCGTTCCTGCCTCAGTTCATGGAACAGTGGTGCTGGCTTAACTCAGAACGTCTCATGACACCCGTATTCCGTGGTTTTCAGGGTGAACTGGAGAATGTGTATGAAGAGAAAAACCGTGCCGCCGATGACATGGGCGATGTGCAGGATAAGATTTTCAAGGCTGTGTTTAAGACACAACCCTATGCGTATCCGGTCCTGGGCTCTACGGAGAACCTGAAGAATCCACGCCTGTCGGATATGGCGGCATTCTTCAAAAAATATTATGTGGCTTCGAATATGTGTCTGATTCTTTGTGGTGATGTCAGACCTGACGCAGCGTTGGTGACGTTACTGGAAAAGACCTTCGGACGCGTACAGACAGGTCCTGTGCCAGAGCGTCGTAAGAGTCCGATGCCTGCGATTGAGGCGGGCGACCGTCAGCAGATAAAACTGCCCATTCCGCTTATCGGTGCTGAGGCTTTGGTGTTTAAGGCTCCCACGGAATATGAGGCTGATGCCAACGCCCTGGATTTGGCTAATATGCTGTTATATAATGGCAAGGCAGGACTTCTTGATTCCTTGACCAATGAGCATAAGGTGCTGGTGTCTGCGGCAATGACCGCAGGACTGGATGATGCAGCTGGTTCGGCTATTATCGTCATTCCCAATCTCTTTGGCAAGATGAAGAAGGCTGAGGGACGTGTGTTGGAACAGGTTCAGCAGGTGATGGACGGTAACTTCAGTGAAGAGCAGGTGGAAATCCTGAAACAGCAGATGCTGATGGATGCACAGCGGGAGCTGGAGACCATCAGCAGCAGGTCTCAGCGCATGGTGATGACTTTCTCAAAGGGACGCTCCTGGCAGGATGTGCTGGATAAAATAGAGGGCATACGCCGACTGACGAAGGCTGATGTGGTGGCTGCGGCAAGGAAATACTATGGTGGCAACTATATCACATTGTCCAAGAAATACGGTACGCCCAAAAAGGAGACTCTGAAACAGCCAGGCTATAAGCCGGTCAGTCCGAAGAACCTGGATGCGAAGTCGGCTTTCGCCCTACAGTTGGAACAGATACCTGTCAAGGATATGGCTGTGCGCACGGTTGATTTCGGACAGGATATCGAGATAAAGCCACTCAATAATCATGTGACGCTATATTACAAGGATAACCCCGTCAATGATGTGTTCACATTCACTTTACGTTATAAGGATGGTGAACTCCATACCCCAGCGCTTAGCGTGTTGGGCTCCTGTCTGTCACAGTTGGGCACAGATTCCTTGAACAGACAGCAGCTGGGTCAGGCCTGGCAGCGTATCGGTGCCACGATGGAGGTGGTGCCTGGCGATGTGGCCTTCAGTATCAACCTTACTGGTCCTGATAAGCAACTGGTGCCTGCCCTGCGGTTATTGGCTCATTTCCTGCGTTCGGCAAAGGGAGATCAAAAGGCCCTCAAAGATGCGAAGGATGAGGATAGGATAGACCGTAAGAGTTTTGGTAAACAGAAAGACGACGTGTTGCGACCAGCAATACATCGTATCGCTTACGGAGAAAGGTCGTCTTACCTCAAGCAGTTGAGCAGGAAAGAGGTGAAGGCTCTGAAGAACGAGGACCTGATGGCCCTTTTCCGTGAGTTGCAGCAGTATGACTGTGAGCTCTTTTACTGCGGACGCCAGCCTATTGAGTATGTTGCTGCTCAGGCACAACAGGCGCTTCCCTTGAGTCAGTGCACGAAACCCCAGGCTGACACCTTCCGTCCTTTCCTGCAGTATGACGAGCCTGTGGTCTATTTCTATCATGTCCCAAAGTCGCGCCAGAACTATATTGTCAGCTATGATGCCATCGGGGCGTTGCCTACACAGGAAGAACGCGTGAAGTTCAAGCTGTGGGATGAGTATTTCGGAGGTGGCATGTCGTCTGTGCTTTTCCAGAATGTGCGTGAGTTCCGCTCGTTGGCTTATGCTACAGGAGGAAGTGCTTTTACTACAAGTCTTGCGCAGCATTCCGATGCGTCTCAAGGTTATGTCACTGTTACTGGCACGCAGGCCGACAAGACGCTGGAGGCTCTCTCTACCGTTGACTCCCTGCTGCGTCAGTTGCCCATGAAGGAGAACAATCTTGAGGCGGCGCGTCAGAGTGTGCTGAATGATATCCAGAATAACTATCCCACCTTCCGTACATTGGGCAAATATGTGGCCAACCAACTAAGGGATGGGTATGTGTCGGATCCCAATACCGGTATTGCCCGTGGGATTCCTTCTGTCACGTCACAGGATATCATGCAGTTCCATCAAAAGCATGTCACTTCAAATAAGAACCGGATATGGATTGTTATCGGTGACAGGAAACTTACTGATATGAAGGCTCTTGCCCGATATGGCAAAGTGGTGGAACTGAGGAAAGAGGATGTGTATCGGTAA
- a CDS encoding phosphatase PAP2 family protein, producing MISREKSIIYTARVVSLIFTPFYLPLVGLVIMFLFSYMNLLPWEYRLMVLTLVYFFTILLPTFLIHLYRRVQGWTRMELGHKRRRIIPYVLSIVCYLTCLYVLESLHIYHFVSSIVIGALVVQVMCAFINIWWKISTHTAAIGGVAGALFVFADIFGFNPVWWFCLVFAVAGVLGSARMILRQHSLSQVVGGFGVGFVCATLGIIFL from the coding sequence ATGATAAGCAGAGAGAAAAGTATTATCTATACCGCCAGGGTCGTCAGTTTGATATTCACCCCGTTCTATTTGCCTCTTGTGGGTCTTGTCATCATGTTCCTGTTCAGCTACATGAACCTGCTTCCATGGGAGTATCGGCTGATGGTTTTGACACTGGTCTATTTCTTTACCATTTTATTGCCTACGTTTCTGATACATCTGTATCGACGGGTGCAGGGTTGGACACGAATGGAGCTGGGACACAAGCGTCGTCGTATCATACCTTATGTGTTGAGTATCGTGTGTTATCTGACATGTCTGTATGTATTGGAGTCACTGCATATCTATCATTTCGTTTCGAGTATTGTTATTGGTGCGCTGGTCGTTCAGGTGATGTGTGCCTTTATTAATATATGGTGGAAGATATCAACCCATACAGCTGCTATCGGTGGCGTGGCTGGAGCCTTGTTTGTCTTTGCCGACATCTTTGGTTTCAATCCCGTATGGTGGTTTTGCCTGGTTTTTGCCGTGGCTGGTGTGCTGGGGTCTGCGCGTATGATTCTGCGTCAGCATAGTCTGTCGCAGGTCGTAGGCGGTTTTGGTGTCGGTTTCGTTTGCGCCACCCTCGGTATTATCTTTTTGTAA
- the rpoN gene encoding RNA polymerase factor sigma-54 — protein sequence MAQSQIQEQKQEQRLQQAVSQQQLLQSHLIELPIQQFAERIETEMHDNPALESDSENPDLQEYPDYPDSPEATDDFDVQREREERSDALDAALENIGRDDEDLPVYHGGQSSVEEREEMVYGQSVSFYDELLEQVGEMELSDQERYVMEYLIRSLDDDGFLRTPLENIADELAIYHNIDLSTGQLETVLKKLQRLDPPGIGARTLQECLLLQVNRREKSAITLSMEKVLTDYFDEFTKKHWEKIAQQMTMDELQAETVFHELRRLNPKPGAAMGETIGRSMQQITPDFVVDTQDDGTVTFSLNNGDVPQLQVSQSFADLLKEYQSNKDGLSRQMKEALLYTKQKVDAAQSFIDAVQVRRRTLTLTMKAIIQLQHRFFEEGDEALLRPMILKDVAERTGLDLSTVSRVSNSKYVQTRWGIFPLKYFFSDGYVTESGEELSTREIKATLRELIDAEDKRRPMSDDALSEALKEKGYPIARRTVAKYREQLGIPIARLRK from the coding sequence GTGGCACAGAGTCAGATACAGGAACAGAAACAGGAACAACGGTTGCAGCAGGCCGTATCGCAGCAGCAGTTGTTACAGTCGCATCTTATCGAATTGCCTATCCAGCAGTTTGCTGAGCGCATAGAGACTGAGATGCACGATAATCCTGCACTGGAGAGTGATTCGGAGAATCCCGATTTACAGGAATATCCTGACTATCCGGACAGTCCTGAGGCAACTGACGACTTTGATGTCCAGCGTGAGCGTGAGGAGCGCAGTGATGCTCTTGATGCCGCCTTGGAGAATATTGGACGCGACGATGAAGACCTGCCTGTCTATCATGGAGGACAGTCATCGGTGGAAGAGCGCGAGGAGATGGTCTATGGACAGTCGGTATCTTTCTATGATGAGTTGCTGGAACAGGTGGGTGAAATGGAACTCTCTGATCAGGAACGTTATGTGATGGAATACCTTATCCGTTCCCTGGATGATGACGGTTTCCTCCGTACGCCTCTTGAGAATATAGCCGATGAACTGGCTATCTATCATAACATTGACTTGTCGACAGGGCAGTTGGAAACTGTGCTGAAGAAGTTACAGCGTTTGGATCCGCCAGGTATTGGTGCGCGTACATTACAGGAATGTCTGTTGCTACAAGTAAACCGCAGGGAGAAATCTGCGATAACTCTGTCGATGGAGAAGGTGCTGACCGACTATTTTGATGAGTTCACCAAAAAGCACTGGGAAAAGATTGCCCAGCAGATGACGATGGATGAGCTGCAGGCAGAGACAGTATTCCATGAATTACGAAGACTGAATCCGAAGCCTGGTGCGGCCATGGGCGAGACGATAGGACGCTCCATGCAGCAGATAACGCCCGATTTTGTGGTTGACACTCAGGATGATGGCACTGTGACCTTCTCACTGAATAATGGGGATGTGCCCCAGTTGCAAGTGTCACAATCGTTTGCTGACCTGCTCAAGGAGTATCAGTCTAACAAGGATGGCCTGAGTCGTCAGATGAAGGAGGCTCTCCTTTATACCAAACAGAAGGTTGATGCAGCTCAGAGTTTTATTGATGCAGTACAGGTTCGTCGTCGCACGTTGACCCTGACCATGAAGGCTATTATTCAATTGCAACACCGTTTCTTTGAGGAAGGTGACGAAGCCTTGCTGCGTCCAATGATACTGAAGGATGTGGCCGAGCGAACCGGGTTGGATCTGAGCACGGTATCGCGTGTGTCAAATTCCAAATACGTACAGACACGATGGGGTATCTTCCCCCTGAAATATTTCTTTAGTGACGGTTATGTCACAGAGAGTGGGGAAGAGTTGTCTACTCGCGAGATAAAAGCTACGTTGCGTGAGCTTATTGACGCAGAGGATAAGCGGAGACCCATGAGCGATGATGCTCTGAGTGAGGCATTAAAGGAGAAAGGTTATCCCATAGCCCGTCGTACGGTGGCAAAATATCGTGAGCAGTTGGGAATACCTATTGCAAGGTTGAGAAAGTGA
- a CDS encoding U32 family peptidase, which produces MNETLKDFEIMAPVGSRDSLAAALKAGADSVYFGVEQLNMRSHSANHFTIDDLREIAATCNEAGVKTYLTVNTIIYGEDIETMHQIVDAAVEAKISAVIACDIAVMTYCRQKGMEVHLSTQLNISNVEALKFYAQFADVVVLARELRMDQVAEIYRQIEEQHICGPSGELVRIEMFCHGALCMAVSGKCYMSLDNTGRSANRGACMQICRRSYIVTDRETGTELEIDNKYIMSPKDLKTVRFIDKMMKSGVRVFKIEGRARGPEYVLTVVQCYKEAIQSVLDGTFTEEKKDAWDERLATVFNRGFWDGYYQGQTLGEWNSNYGSNATERKKYIGKGVKYFSKLGVAEFAVEAGTFSVGDKMLITGPTTGALYVTVDEIHDDTSSVQTAQQGTRVSIKVPEKVRPSDKLFKIIKNNDN; this is translated from the coding sequence ATGAATGAGACATTAAAGGATTTTGAAATCATGGCGCCCGTGGGGAGCCGCGATTCTTTGGCTGCAGCCCTGAAGGCTGGAGCTGATTCGGTATATTTTGGCGTGGAGCAGTTGAACATGCGCTCGCATTCTGCCAACCACTTTACGATTGATGATTTACGTGAAATCGCTGCCACTTGTAATGAGGCTGGCGTGAAGACTTATCTCACCGTGAATACGATTATCTATGGTGAGGATATCGAGACGATGCATCAGATTGTGGATGCGGCCGTTGAGGCAAAGATATCTGCCGTCATTGCCTGCGATATCGCGGTGATGACCTACTGTCGTCAGAAGGGGATGGAGGTGCATCTTAGCACACAATTGAATATCTCTAATGTGGAAGCCCTGAAGTTCTATGCCCAGTTTGCTGATGTGGTGGTGCTGGCTCGCGAGCTTCGTATGGACCAGGTGGCAGAAATCTACCGTCAGATAGAAGAGCAGCATATCTGTGGTCCCAGTGGTGAACTGGTACGCATAGAGATGTTCTGTCACGGTGCGTTGTGCATGGCCGTGAGTGGTAAGTGCTATATGAGTCTTGACAATACAGGGCGTTCGGCTAACCGTGGTGCTTGTATGCAGATATGTCGCCGCTCGTACATCGTCACAGACAGGGAGACCGGTACCGAACTTGAGATAGACAATAAGTATATCATGAGTCCTAAGGACCTGAAAACCGTTCGTTTCATCGATAAGATGATGAAGAGCGGCGTGCGTGTCTTTAAGATAGAGGGCCGTGCCCGTGGTCCTGAATATGTGCTTACTGTGGTGCAATGCTATAAGGAGGCTATCCAGAGTGTGCTCGACGGCACTTTCACAGAGGAGAAGAAAGATGCCTGGGATGAGCGTCTGGCAACCGTCTTCAACCGTGGTTTCTGGGATGGTTACTACCAGGGACAGACGCTGGGTGAGTGGAACTCAAACTACGGTTCTAATGCTACGGAGCGCAAGAAGTATATTGGCAAGGGCGTGAAATATTTCTCAAAACTGGGCGTGGCTGAGTTTGCTGTAGAGGCTGGCACCTTCAGCGTGGGTGACAAAATGCTTATCACTGGTCCTACGACGGGAGCGCTTTACGTCACCGTTGATGAGATTCATGATGATACCAGCAGTGTGCAGACAGCCCAACAGGGCACACGTGTCAGCATCAAGGTGCCCGAGAAGGTGCGCCCAAGCGATAAACTATTTAAGATAATAAAGAACAATGACAATTAA
- the rplS gene encoding 50S ribosomal protein L19: MDLIKVAEEAFATGKQHPTFKAGDTVTVAYKIIEGTKERIQLYRGVVIKIVGHGEKKRFTVRKMSGTVGVERIFPIESPNIDSIEVNKVGKVRRAKLYYLRKLTGKAARIKEKRSAIIANNED, from the coding sequence ATGGATTTAATTAAAGTTGCTGAAGAAGCATTTGCAACCGGCAAGCAGCATCCCACCTTCAAGGCTGGTGATACTGTTACTGTCGCTTACAAAATTATCGAGGGTACCAAGGAGCGTATTCAGCTCTATCGTGGCGTAGTGATCAAGATCGTAGGTCATGGTGAGAAGAAGCGTTTCACTGTTCGCAAAATGTCTGGCACCGTAGGTGTTGAGCGTATCTTCCCCATTGAGTCGCCCAATATCGACAGCATTGAAGTGAACAAGGTTGGTAAGGTTCGCCGCGCTAAGCTGTACTACCTGCGCAAACTCACTGGTAAGGCAGCCCGCATCAAGGAGAAGCGTTCGGCTATCATCGCTAACAACGAGGATTAA
- a CDS encoding histidine-type phosphatase, with protein MKRIISILWIACLSMMMTAQTPKQDIKNDFRFSGGSFLNYPGPKQHKLTPAPKGKKPFYISHYGRHGSRNITKPEVFQNLLQIMAQAEEQKALTPLGIDVMKRIMMIEADAHERMGELTAIGARQHMDIMRRMVERFPEVFNGKVTITARSTTSIRSILSMCNAMAQLKAMRPNLVINQDASLRDMHHLFHIDTVLTARSLSEENKAYYDAFCQKYPTADRLITSLFSDTAFISKHVNKERIVGNLFQLASDLQDTDISNKLTLYDIFTEEELYLNWKKKNTEWYLGWSFCPTNGGKMPYSQRFLLSNIIERADSCIQLAHPGANLRYGHDTALLPLICLLGVNGYDLNTTDLEQLERRGWVDYHMIPMAGNLQIVFYRKNPADKDVLIKVLLNENEATLPLQTDVAPYYHWNDFRNYYLQRINNYKE; from the coding sequence ATGAAACGTATTATTTCTATACTATGGATAGCCTGTCTGAGCATGATGATGACAGCGCAGACACCTAAGCAGGATATCAAAAACGACTTCAGGTTTTCAGGTGGTTCTTTTCTGAACTATCCTGGGCCAAAACAGCATAAACTGACACCAGCACCAAAGGGCAAGAAACCTTTCTACATCAGCCACTATGGTCGCCACGGCTCGCGCAACATCACCAAGCCAGAGGTATTCCAGAACCTGCTGCAGATCATGGCGCAGGCAGAAGAGCAGAAAGCTCTGACGCCATTAGGTATCGACGTCATGAAGCGCATCATGATGATAGAAGCCGATGCCCATGAGCGTATGGGCGAACTGACAGCAATTGGTGCCCGGCAACATATGGATATCATGCGTCGCATGGTAGAGCGCTTTCCAGAGGTCTTTAATGGTAAGGTAACCATCACAGCCAGAAGCACCACATCCATACGCAGCATCCTGTCTATGTGTAACGCGATGGCACAACTGAAGGCGATGCGTCCTAACCTCGTCATCAACCAGGATGCCAGCCTGCGTGATATGCACCACTTGTTTCATATTGACACGGTACTTACGGCCAGGTCCCTGTCTGAGGAGAACAAGGCCTATTATGATGCCTTCTGCCAGAAATACCCTACGGCAGACAGACTTATCACATCCCTTTTCTCAGACACAGCTTTCATTAGCAAGCACGTCAACAAGGAGCGCATTGTAGGCAACCTGTTTCAACTGGCTTCTGACTTACAAGATACGGATATCAGCAACAAGCTGACACTCTACGACATATTTACAGAAGAAGAACTCTACCTGAACTGGAAGAAAAAGAACACAGAATGGTATCTTGGCTGGAGTTTCTGCCCTACCAACGGTGGAAAAATGCCATACTCCCAGCGTTTCCTGCTCAGCAATATCATAGAGCGTGCAGACAGCTGCATCCAATTAGCTCATCCTGGTGCCAACCTGCGTTATGGTCACGACACCGCCCTCCTGCCATTAATCTGTCTGCTGGGCGTCAATGGCTATGACCTTAACACAACCGACTTGGAACAGTTAGAACGGCGGGGGTGGGTTGACTACCATATGATTCCGATGGCCGGCAACCTGCAGATTGTATTCTATCGCAAGAACCCTGCCGACAAAGACGTGCTTATCAAGGTACTGCTCAACGAAAACGAGGCCACCCTGCCCTTGCAGACAGATGTAGCCCCGTATTACCATTGGAATGATTTCCGGAATTACTACTTACAACGCATCAACAATTACAAAGAGTGA